The DNA segment TATGATATGCCTCCCTACATTGTCTATGAGAAATGGAATGTTGACAGCTCCCTTCAAAGCCCGCTCCGGCATACATGGTTGACAACCAACACAACTACTACAAGGCAGCACCCGATAAAGGAATACACAATGGCCCAGTCTGGGCTTACTCAGGGAGCCTGGACAGTTATCTCAGGAATCTCCGTCAGGGTACTGTCCTTCGCGGCGGCTACAAAGGCGACAGCGCCATCAAGTCAACGAGTTTCACTTCCAAAAGCAAGCGGCAGTCGTCAGACTTTTGGCTCGCAAGTTTAGGCCCTTTGGGCACTGTAAGTCTCACCCGCGCTGTTCAGTGTTAATCCCCATCATTGATGATCTAACCTTTTGCTTTTGAGATAGCAACCACATGCTGGCGGAGATAATTACCAGTTCTTCCGTAATGTCGTCGATGACTTTGGCGCCGACAATACGGGAGAAACTGATGCCAGTGAGGCCCTCAACGCGGCCTCTGCTAGCTGGAACAAAGACTCAGCCGGTGACTCTCGTACGCGGTGCGGCGAGGAGTGCGGCAATACTTTCTCGCAAGGCGCAATCGTCTACTTCCCTCCCGGTACCTACAAGATCTGCTCGCCTGTGGTTCAGTATTATTACACGCAGTTCATAGGCAACCCAAACGACATGCCCGTGATTAAAGGGTGCGATGACTTCAAAGGCATCGCTCTCTTTGACGTGAACCCCTACATTCCTGGTTCTTCAGGAAAGCAGTGGTATATCAATCAGAATCAGTTCTTTCGGCAAATCCGAAACTTTCGCTTTGACCTCACTGAGATGCCCGAGTTGACGGGCGAGAATGACCAGAACCTGGCACCCACGGGAATCCATTGGCAGGTCTCTCAAGCCACATCACTGCAAAACCTGGTGTTTGATATGCCTAAGACAAGCAGCACAACGGCTGTAGGTATCTTCACCGAGAATGGCAGCGGCGGGTTTGTCTCTGACATCGAATTCAACGGGGGCAACATCGGCTGGCGCGCGGGCTCTCAGCAATATACTGCGCGCAACCTTGTTTTCAACCAGTGCAAGACAGCTGTTCAGATGATCTGGGACTGGGGCTGGAACTGGCAGCAAATCACAGTTAACGGTGGTGGCATCGGCTTCAATATCTCaggagtgggtggtgatgccggccAAGGAATAGGCAGTGTTTCCATCATCGATTCCAAGATCAATGATGTAATCATTGGTATCCTGACGAATGACCTTCCCAGTTCACCAAACATCGTCCTCGACAACACTGTTTTCGAGAATGTGGTCAGCCCAGTCCTCGCGGAAGGCAACGGTGGCACCCTTCTCCGTGGAAACACAGACCTGTGGGCTACGGGAAAGCGGTACAATGGCTCAGAAGGCTCTATCCAGACCGGCCCCGTTGAAGCACCTGGCAGGGGTGAAGGACTCAACGGCGACGATGGTAAGCTCTTTGTACGATCACGGCCACAGTACGGAAGCCGTGGTACTGATGCCTTCTTGGTCGCGACTACGGATGGGAAGTGCAAGAACGACGCGACCGGTGACCAGGCCTTCTGCATCAACAGCTTCCTACAACGTGCTCTGGAGGAAGACAAGATCGCATACTTTCCGGCCGGAGTATATGCGGTTGGATCTACAGTATTGATTCCTACCGGGTCCATCGTGCAAGGCTCCTTGTGGTCTCAGATCCTTGGGTCTGGGTACTACTTCAGCGACATGAAAAATCCAAAGGTCATGGTTCAAGTCGGCAACAAAGGCGACATTGGCACGCTGGAGATCAATGACATGTTATTTTCGGTACGTGGCGCTACTGCGGGTGCCATTATGATGGAGTGGAACGTTGCAGCGGTCTCTCAAGGAGCAGCCGCGATGTGGGATTCGCATTTCCGTGTCGGCGGCGCCTTGGGCACTGACCTTGACCTCACTACATGTCCAAAGTTCACCAACAAAGCCGAGTGTATTGCCGCCTCTATAATGTTCCGGATTACCCCCCAGGCTAATGGCTACTTTGAGAATGTGTGGGCGTGGGTCAGCGATCATGACAACGATAAGACGATTGTCGACGTCCCCGATTCAAGCTCCACACAAATTTCCATTTTTGGTGCCCGGGGCATGCTCATTGAATCCCAGGGCCCAACCTGGTTCTATGGCGGTGGCTCCGAGCACTCGGTTCTCTACAACTACCTCATCAGCGGCGCCAAGAGCGTGTACCTGGGCCATATCCAGACCGAGTCGCCTTATTATCAGCCCAGACCCAGACCTCCGGAGCCTTTCCGCGCTGCCGCCTCCTTTCCCAACGACCCAGATTTCAGTGACTGCGAGGTCACAGGCGATGGGCGGGATGATCGTTGCAACTACGCCTGGGGCTTGCAGATCATTGATTCAAAGGATGTCATGATTCACTCTGCCGGCCTTTACAGTTTCTTCAACGAGTATCTTCAGGACTGCATACCTACACACAACTGCCAGGACCGCATCCTCGAAGTGAAGGGCTCGACCGGCGTGGTCATCTTCAATTTGTTTACGGTTGCCACCGTCAACATCGCCACTGGCATCGACGACACCAGCATCCCGCAGGATAGCAATCAGCGTGGCTTCACCACCGAGATCAGCGTGTGGGTACCTCTTCCGGGGTCAGACAATGTCGATATTGTGTTTGTCGATACCAATGTGTGGAACACACCAACTCTCAGTTGCCCGGCCAAGTCCTGTATGATGATTCTCCCGACAAGCTCCCTGGAATCATCgaccaccatccatcccagcAGCTACACGACCTCGCTGGAGTATGGAGAAATCTCCAGCACCACTATCGGGGGAGTTCCGACGACGGTCTTTGTGACCACAACTACTACCGTAACTCTTTCGATCCCCCCGATTGTCACTGATGGcatccccttttccaacGTCAACGTCTCAACGACAGGAGCGATGCCCATCACCCTTTATCCAAGCGTGAACGTCCCACCTGTTATTGTCACGTTGCCAGATGGGCAGGGTAGCGAGACCACTCGAACCGTCACCGTTCCACCTTGGCCTCAGATTGATGGCGGTCCCTTAGTTATGTACACCGACCCGGCGACACTCAATAGCAGTACGGGCCAGCTGGCCAAGAATACCACGTATTTCACCCCCATCAGCACCCTCTTTACGGTGCGGGGAGCCACAGTGACAACAGTAACGTTTCCAGCTTCGACAGAGGTCTTTACCATCGACTGTCCCGCGACAACATCGTTGGTCTTCGCCACGCCAGCAATTGCAGTTGCCACTACGTGTACCGAAAGTGCCGAACTGACGCTTAACTTCGCGTGCCCAACTACGCGGGTGTTCACATTCCTCGGGCCTGACCTGGCGGATGCCACCGTTGACTGCTCTCTAGTGACAGCCTGGAAGACTGGGTCTACCTCGACCGAGGAGCCGCTACCTGTCTTCACTACCTGGCCTCAAGGTGGAAGGATCGTgcccgaagaggaggaaatcgATGAACCTGAGCCGGAcgaggacggcgacggcgTACACGTTCCCTGCAAGGCctggttcttcttcttctgcatCTCCTTTGGAGAGGTCCGGATCGGTTCCTGGCACTGGACCTTGCCCCCGGGAATCTACGGGCCCGGTCCCCCGCCGATTGgcatcatccaccctcctccgggAATCGACATCCGCGGTAACCTCCCCAACTGGCCGCGGATTACCATCGGATGGGACTACCGCCTCACCACCGAGTCGGAACCCGAGTGCACCAAGCAGACGGCCGAGGCTTGCACCACATCCAACTTTGTCACGGACGGCACGACAAGGTCTTCGACTACACGGTGCGAGACCATCACCGGTTGCTCCATCAGCGTCTCGGACTCCACCACCGATGTGTTTGGAACCCAAACAGCTGCCCCTATCGGCATATTCAACGACGAGTCATGGGCCACCATGACGATGGGTGATGAATACACCAACGCGGTGTTAGCAGCTCTAGAATCACGCCTCGCCCGCGAGGAGGCCAGTGCCggagccaccaccatccaatTCACCTCAGGCGCCAC comes from the Podospora pseudocomata strain CBS 415.72m chromosome 5, whole genome shotgun sequence genome and includes:
- a CDS encoding hypothetical protein (CAZy:GH55; COG:S; EggNog:ENOG503NYH6); its protein translation is MVDNQHNYYKAAPDKGIHNGPVWAYSGSLDSYLRNLRQGTVLRGGYKGDSAIKSTSFTSKSKRQSSDFWLASLGPLGTQPHAGGDNYQFFRNVVDDFGADNTGETDASEALNAASASWNKDSAGDSRTRCGEECGNTFSQGAIVYFPPGTYKICSPVVQYYYTQFIGNPNDMPVIKGCDDFKGIALFDVNPYIPGSSGKQWYINQNQFFRQIRNFRFDLTEMPELTGENDQNLAPTGIHWQVSQATSLQNLVFDMPKTSSTTAVGIFTENGSGGFVSDIEFNGGNIGWRAGSQQYTARNLVFNQCKTAVQMIWDWGWNWQQITVNGGGIGFNISGVGGDAGQGIGSVSIIDSKINDVIIGILTNDLPSSPNIVLDNTVFENVVSPVLAEGNGGTLLRGNTDLWATGKRYNGSEGSIQTGPVEAPGRGEGLNGDDGKLFVRSRPQYGSRGTDAFLVATTDGKCKNDATGDQAFCINSFLQRALEEDKIAYFPAGVYAVGSTVLIPTGSIVQGSLWSQILGSGYYFSDMKNPKVMVQVGNKGDIGTLEINDMLFSVRGATAGAIMMEWNVAAVSQGAAAMWDSHFRVGGALGTDLDLTTCPKFTNKAECIAASIMFRITPQANGYFENVWAWVSDHDNDKTIVDVPDSSSTQISIFGARGMLIESQGPTWFYGGGSEHSVLYNYLISGAKSVYLGHIQTESPYYQPRPRPPEPFRAAASFPNDPDFSDCEVTGDGRDDRCNYAWGLQIIDSKDVMIHSAGLYSFFNEYLQDCIPTHNCQDRILEVKGSTGVVIFNLFTVATVNIATGIDDTSIPQDSNQRGFTTEISVWVPLPGSDNVDIVFVDTNVWNTPTLSCPAKSCMMILPTSSLESSTTIHPSSYTTSLEYGEISSTTIGGVPTTVFVTTTTTVTLSIPPIVTDGIPFSNVNVSTTGAMPITLYPSVNVPPVIVTLPDGQGSETTRTVTVPPWPQIDGGPLVMYTDPATLNSSTGQLAKNTTYFTPISTLFTVRGATVTTVTFPASTEVFTIDCPATTSLVFATPAIAVATTCTESAELTLNFACPTTRVFTFLGPDLADATVDCSLVTAWKTGSTSTEEPLPVFTTWPQGGRIVPEEEEIDEPEPDEDGDGVHVPCKAWFFFFCISFGEVRIGSWHWTLPPGIYGPGPPPIGIIHPPPGIDIRGNLPNWPRITIGWDYRLTTESEPECTKQTAEACTTSNFVTDGTTRSSTTRCETITGCSISVSDSTTDVFGTQTAAPIGIFNDESWATMTMGDEYTNAVLAALESRLAREEASAGATTIQFTSGATPGPTCQGGSTACGGTVCSGYWCNPSPTAPPPGFRDPKDPSSEGYVAPTTTISDTTSTSSSPTSNPNFTPLTRGPIGCFDEADFPGHGDIQSGEQDDGSLAFSDIRLDMGDDDTIGPGDNPIRLRWTDGNDVNYDYQAEWVAGCETEVARQSFGFPLGSPSLITAYLLVREDYTMCDNGGVGGSTQVGCLLYSFVGGLGNEPTDPCDVFNCGQCGSPIDSIECQNCCQG